A part of Corynebacterium mustelae genomic DNA contains:
- the thrB gene encoding homoserine kinase, giving the protein MPIELPIGKKVTVTVPGSSANLGPGFDTLGMAVSIYDTVEVEIIPAGLEVEVFGEGQGELPLDGSHLVVKAVRAGLKAADAHAPGLRVVCHNTIPQSRGLGSSAAAAVAGVTAANGLCDFPLTEEQVVQLSSAFEGHPDNAAASVLGNAVVSWTEIPVDGRTEPQYKAVSIPVHESITAIALVPDFHASTEAVRRVLPSDVTHIDARFNVSRVAVMTVALQHHPELLWEGTRDRLHQPYRADVLPVTAEWVNRLRNRGYAAYLSGAGPTCMVLTTEPIDAAILDDARTAGLRVIELSTAGPVEVTVEA; this is encoded by the coding sequence ATGCCCATTGAGCTACCAATCGGGAAGAAAGTAACTGTCACCGTTCCTGGCTCCTCCGCTAATCTGGGGCCAGGTTTCGATACCCTCGGTATGGCGGTATCCATTTACGACACGGTGGAAGTAGAGATCATTCCAGCCGGACTTGAGGTTGAGGTTTTCGGTGAAGGGCAGGGCGAATTACCGCTTGACGGCTCCCACCTGGTGGTTAAAGCAGTTCGGGCGGGATTAAAAGCCGCTGATGCTCACGCGCCGGGCCTTCGGGTTGTCTGCCACAACACGATCCCGCAATCGCGGGGCTTAGGCTCTTCTGCGGCAGCTGCGGTCGCCGGGGTGACTGCAGCTAATGGTTTGTGTGATTTTCCGCTAACCGAAGAACAAGTTGTGCAGCTTTCTTCGGCGTTCGAAGGACATCCAGACAATGCGGCTGCCTCTGTGCTGGGAAATGCTGTGGTGTCGTGGACGGAAATTCCGGTTGATGGACGTACTGAACCGCAATATAAGGCAGTAAGCATCCCGGTGCACGAATCGATCACCGCCATTGCCCTTGTGCCGGATTTTCATGCATCCACTGAGGCGGTGCGGCGAGTCTTGCCGTCGGATGTGACTCATATTGATGCCCGGTTCAACGTTTCTCGGGTGGCGGTGATGACGGTTGCATTACAGCACCACCCAGAGTTGCTATGGGAAGGCACACGGGATCGATTGCACCAGCCGTATCGTGCGGATGTGCTTCCAGTTACTGCAGAATGGGTTAACCGCCTGCGCAATCGTGGATATGCTGCCTACCTGTCAGGCGCAGGTCCTACCTGCATGGTGTTAACGACCGAGCCAATTGATGCCGCTATACTTGACGACGCCCGCACCGCCGGACTTCGAGTAATCGAGCTGTCAACAGCGGGCCCGGTAGAAGTAACAGTTGAGGCCTAG
- a CDS encoding helix-turn-helix transcriptional regulator produces MTKPARPRPAIELFPESLSLSLKQRAVLDVLNNFPDGARVSQVAETLGMHINTARGHLDELVERKAIFAETAPATGRGRPSLIYRLRIPDNRTVANEYLTLINVMSKYLGDGDQEQAHKLAQLIGQEWGEKMIEDGFKADNINDAVRSLCGHLQQMGFDPEIKRDAKNSHHVDVCMHSCPFVNDEGELGDFMCDIHQGMLQHHRNLSPLRIDLQPLMENGKCMISITEPDEDNDNK; encoded by the coding sequence ATGACAAAACCCGCACGGCCCCGCCCAGCAATTGAGCTTTTTCCAGAGTCGCTGAGTCTTAGCCTTAAACAGCGTGCCGTATTAGATGTTCTCAATAACTTTCCTGATGGGGCGCGGGTTTCCCAAGTCGCAGAAACATTAGGGATGCACATCAATACCGCCCGGGGACATCTAGATGAGTTAGTGGAACGGAAGGCTATCTTTGCCGAAACCGCCCCCGCCACCGGGCGGGGTAGGCCGTCGTTAATCTACCGACTTCGTATCCCTGACAACCGCACCGTAGCTAATGAATACCTCACGTTAATCAACGTTATGTCCAAGTATCTAGGCGACGGAGATCAGGAACAAGCCCATAAGCTCGCCCAGCTGATTGGCCAAGAGTGGGGTGAGAAAATGATCGAGGACGGCTTCAAAGCCGACAATATTAATGATGCCGTCCGTTCCCTATGCGGGCATTTACAGCAGATGGGTTTTGACCCAGAAATTAAACGAGACGCAAAAAACAGCCATCACGTAGATGTTTGCATGCATTCTTGTCCGTTTGTTAACGACGAAGGCGAACTTGGTGATTTCATGTGCGATATTCATCAGGGGATGTTGCAACACCACCGCAATCTTTCACCGCTTCGCATCGATCTACAGCCCTTGATGGAAAACGGCAAGTGCATGATCTCCATCACCGAGCCCGACGAGGACAACGACAACAAATAA
- a CDS encoding rhodanese-like domain-containing protein translates to MKSSPFVRSCVNAALIIITTCTLASCGSLGATADGSDTTDPDFSAAIDNGATIIDVRSPAEYDSGHIPGAVNFDVDDPEFGNKILELDQSKEYAVYCRSGNRSSGAIAVMELAGFSNIAHLDEGLDAWNGELEK, encoded by the coding sequence ATGAAATCTTCCCCGTTCGTGCGCAGCTGTGTGAATGCTGCGCTTATTATTATCACCACCTGCACTTTAGCTTCCTGTGGTTCTCTTGGTGCCACAGCAGATGGTTCTGACACCACCGACCCAGATTTTTCTGCAGCTATAGATAATGGCGCCACAATCATTGATGTGCGTAGCCCGGCGGAATATGATTCCGGACACATTCCCGGCGCCGTGAATTTCGATGTTGATGATCCTGAATTTGGAAATAAGATCCTAGAGCTTGATCAATCTAAAGAGTATGCGGTGTATTGCAGATCTGGAAACCGTAGTTCCGGCGCTATCGCAGTTATGGAATTGGCGGGTTTTTCCAATATCGCCCACCTGGATGAGGGGCTTGATGCGTGGAATGGTGAATTAGAAAAGTAA
- a CDS encoding long-chain fatty-acid--CoA ligase — protein MLSTMQDLPLNLSRILNHGATAFGSTKVTTWEADRLHETTFADIAARAAAFAHALNDELGITGDQRVATFMHNCSEHLEVLFAVACKGAVFNPLNKQLMNDQIAHIINHAEDKVIVADQRLAKQLGEILARGCPSVEAVVFIGRADVSGPAKFMPERVACYSYESLLDGRSTIYHWPVLAENTAAALCYSTGTTGAPKGVAYSHRSLYLQSLSLRTTDSLAISHGQSFLCCVPIYHVLSWGVPVAAFMSGAPLVFPGADVSPAGLADLIATCHPRVAHGVPTIWIQLMVHYMHNPPDRMSLQEIYAGGSAVPPILIQLWEERYGVDIVHVWGMTETSTVGTVARTPAGVSGEARQAYRISQGRFPASLEYRVVNDGEVVTATDRNQGEIQVRGNWVTGSYYHSPTTDAGGAASIFRNEPVDDAAEQFTTDGWLRTGDVGSVTSDGFLTIHDRARDVIRSGGEWIYSALLENEIMAATVVVECAVIGYPDPKWGERPLAVTVVADGISRDKETAERLRDRLRKNFPSWMLPEYWTFVDSIDKTSVGKFDKVDLRQHLADGDFDVIKLQGPGHNSAIQNVD, from the coding sequence ATGCTTTCAACGATGCAGGATTTGCCACTTAACCTGTCACGCATCCTCAACCATGGTGCGACCGCATTCGGTTCCACCAAAGTTACAACTTGGGAAGCTGACAGGCTGCATGAAACAACTTTTGCAGATATCGCGGCGCGGGCTGCAGCTTTCGCACATGCGCTTAACGACGAACTAGGGATCACCGGCGATCAACGAGTGGCAACTTTTATGCACAATTGCTCAGAGCATTTGGAGGTTTTGTTTGCTGTCGCGTGCAAGGGTGCGGTATTTAACCCACTCAATAAACAACTGATGAATGATCAGATCGCGCACATCATTAATCACGCCGAAGATAAAGTGATTGTTGCTGACCAGCGTTTAGCCAAACAGCTCGGCGAAATCCTTGCTCGTGGTTGCCCCAGCGTTGAAGCCGTGGTGTTTATCGGCCGTGCGGATGTTTCCGGCCCTGCGAAATTTATGCCAGAAAGGGTCGCATGTTATTCCTACGAATCGCTTCTCGATGGCCGATCCACCATTTACCATTGGCCAGTCTTGGCGGAAAACACCGCGGCCGCATTATGTTATTCCACCGGAACCACGGGTGCGCCAAAAGGCGTAGCCTATTCCCACCGCTCCCTGTATCTACAATCATTAAGCTTGCGAACCACCGATTCCTTGGCAATTAGCCACGGTCAATCATTTTTATGCTGTGTCCCGATTTATCATGTTTTATCTTGGGGGGTTCCCGTAGCAGCGTTCATGTCAGGCGCTCCACTAGTTTTTCCTGGTGCAGATGTCTCCCCTGCCGGTTTGGCTGATCTGATCGCCACCTGTCACCCTCGGGTGGCACACGGAGTCCCAACTATCTGGATCCAACTCATGGTGCACTACATGCACAATCCACCAGATCGGATGAGTTTGCAGGAAATCTATGCAGGAGGTTCTGCCGTACCTCCCATTCTCATCCAATTATGGGAAGAAAGGTATGGCGTCGACATTGTCCATGTGTGGGGTATGACCGAGACATCTACGGTGGGAACCGTAGCACGAACCCCAGCAGGTGTATCCGGTGAGGCGCGGCAGGCGTATCGAATCAGCCAAGGGCGTTTTCCAGCATCGCTAGAATACCGCGTTGTCAATGATGGCGAGGTGGTCACCGCCACCGATCGCAACCAAGGCGAAATTCAAGTTCGGGGAAATTGGGTTACTGGATCTTACTACCATTCCCCCACCACAGATGCTGGTGGTGCAGCAAGTATTTTCCGAAACGAGCCGGTTGACGATGCCGCCGAGCAGTTCACTACTGATGGCTGGCTGCGCACTGGGGATGTCGGTTCTGTCACTTCTGATGGGTTCTTAACCATTCATGACCGAGCACGTGACGTAATTCGTTCCGGCGGTGAGTGGATCTACTCTGCCCTATTAGAAAATGAAATCATGGCAGCCACAGTTGTAGTTGAATGCGCTGTCATTGGCTACCCCGATCCCAAGTGGGGGGAACGACCACTAGCGGTTACTGTCGTTGCCGATGGAATATCCCGTGATAAGGAAACAGCGGAACGGTTACGCGACAGGTTACGGAAAAACTTCCCATCATGGATGCTTCCCGAATATTGGACTTTTGTTGATTCCATTGATAAGACTTCAGTGGGGAAATTCGACAAAGTAGACCTTCGTCAACACCTAGCCGATGGAGATTTTGACGTAATTAAGCTCCAGGGGCCAGGGCATAATTCGGCAATTCAAAACGTCGACTAA
- a CDS encoding homoserine dehydrogenase, which translates to MTEQQNPSTFNPGKGAGSAVGVAILGYGTVGSQVLRLMLENADEFAHRAGGPLEVRGVAVSNVEKHNGTLADEKGLLTNDARSLISRDDVDLVVEVIGGIDYPRELVLAALRSGKSVVTANKALVAAHSAELAEAADAAGVDLYFEAAVAAAIPVVGPLRRSLAGDRITKVAGIVNGTTNFILDAMDSTGANYEDVFAEADRLGYVEADPSADVEGHDAASKAAILASLAFHTRVTADDVYCEGITKISAADIDVAKSAGYTIKLLAICERLVDDSGNESVSARVHPTLVPRSHPLASVNKSFNAIFVEAEAAGRLMFYGNGAGGNPTASAVLGDIVGASRNKVFGGRAPGESTYANLPIADFGDVPTRYHIDMNVEDRVGVLAELTQIFAAHGISLRTVRQEEQEQSARLLVITHTAREADLSATVAALAETDAVLNVNSVIRLAGE; encoded by the coding sequence ATGACCGAGCAACAAAATCCATCAACATTCAACCCCGGTAAAGGCGCAGGTTCGGCTGTCGGCGTTGCAATTTTGGGCTATGGCACCGTAGGCTCCCAAGTTCTGCGACTAATGTTGGAAAACGCCGATGAATTCGCTCACCGCGCTGGAGGTCCGTTGGAGGTGCGTGGTGTGGCTGTTTCTAACGTCGAAAAGCACAACGGCACGCTTGCGGACGAAAAAGGTTTGCTCACCAACGACGCCCGCAGCCTGATCTCCCGAGATGATGTTGATTTAGTAGTCGAAGTGATCGGCGGAATCGACTATCCACGCGAGCTGGTTCTCGCCGCGCTACGCAGCGGAAAATCCGTTGTTACTGCAAACAAAGCGCTGGTTGCCGCTCACTCAGCCGAATTAGCAGAAGCCGCTGACGCAGCGGGTGTGGATCTCTACTTTGAAGCCGCAGTTGCCGCAGCGATCCCTGTAGTGGGGCCGCTGCGTCGTTCCCTAGCCGGCGACCGAATCACAAAAGTCGCAGGTATTGTCAACGGCACCACCAACTTCATCCTTGACGCCATGGATTCCACCGGCGCTAATTACGAAGACGTATTCGCCGAAGCTGACCGGCTAGGATACGTTGAAGCTGACCCATCTGCCGATGTTGAGGGACATGATGCCGCATCAAAAGCAGCAATCCTGGCTTCGCTTGCCTTCCACACCCGAGTTACCGCAGACGACGTCTACTGCGAGGGAATCACCAAGATCAGCGCCGCCGATATTGATGTTGCCAAGTCGGCTGGATACACCATCAAACTTCTCGCAATCTGCGAACGGCTAGTTGACGACAGCGGCAACGAATCCGTCTCCGCACGAGTGCACCCCACCCTCGTCCCACGCAGCCACCCTCTCGCAAGCGTTAACAAGAGTTTCAACGCAATCTTCGTCGAAGCCGAAGCGGCTGGTCGCCTCATGTTTTACGGAAACGGAGCGGGCGGTAACCCAACGGCTTCCGCAGTTCTTGGCGATATAGTAGGTGCCTCCCGCAACAAAGTATTCGGTGGGCGCGCACCTGGCGAATCCACCTACGCAAACCTACCAATCGCCGATTTTGGTGATGTCCCAACCCGCTACCACATCGACATGAACGTCGAAGATCGGGTTGGTGTTCTCGCCGAACTCACCCAAATCTTCGCAGCACACGGCATTTCTCTACGGACCGTGCGGCAGGAAGAACAAGAACAAAGCGCTAGGTTGCTGGTCATTACCCACACCGCCCGGGAAGCAGACCTATCCGCCACAGTCGCGGCACTAGCCGAAACGGACGCTGTGCTCAACGTCAATTCCGTCATCCGACTCGCAGGAGAATAA